In a single window of the Deltaproteobacteria bacterium genome:
- a CDS encoding ACT domain-containing protein, protein ASAAIAGEAAAKIYGLKTIRRRIQDNTNNFTRFIIIGKQPSARTGDDKTSIIFSARDEVGALHLMLEPFARYDVNLTKIESRPVKKKVWEYLFFLDMTGHADDEPVAKALAELTGRAQYIKILGSYPRAI, encoded by the coding sequence GCGTCGGCGGCGATCGCGGGGGAGGCGGCCGCGAAGATCTACGGGCTGAAAACGATCCGGCGCCGGATCCAGGACAACACGAACAACTTCACCCGGTTCATCATCATCGGGAAGCAGCCGTCCGCCCGCACGGGGGACGACAAGACCTCCATCATCTTCTCGGCGCGGGACGAGGTCGGCGCGCTCCACCTGATGCTCGAGCCGTTCGCCCGGTACGACGTGAACCTGACGAAGATCGAGTCCCGCCCCGTGAAGAAGAAGGTGTGGGAGTACCTCTTCTTTCTCGACATGACGGGCCACGCGGACGACGAGCCGGTCGCGAAGGCGCTCGCCGAGCTGACGGGCCGCGCGCAATACATCAAGATCCTCGGGTCGTACCCGCGGGCAATCTGA
- the aroF gene encoding 3-deoxy-7-phosphoheptulonate synthase, with protein MIIVLRAGATDQDVRQIEDTLKANGLSAHISRGVERTIIGAIGDERKLDPEAFEGLPVVEKVMRVLAPFKLVSREFQKENTVIDVNGKKIGGKALALFAGPCSVEGRDMMCAIGGRVASAGAAFIRGGAFKPRTSPYAFQGLGEEGLKYLAEAREKTGLPVATELMDPRDLELVARYADVIQIGARNMQNFRLLTEVGRLDKPVILKRGMSATIQEWLMSAEYIASEGNQKIILCERGIRTYENATRNTFDVSAIPVVKSLSHLPVIADPSHAAGKVALVEPLAAAAIAAGADGLMIEVHHQPEKALSDGPQSLKPDAFAQVIDRLRKVAEAVGRSL; from the coding sequence ATGATCATCGTATTGCGCGCCGGGGCGACCGACCAGGACGTCCGGCAGATCGAGGACACCCTGAAGGCGAACGGCCTCTCCGCGCACATATCGCGCGGCGTGGAGCGGACGATCATCGGGGCGATCGGCGACGAGCGGAAGCTCGACCCCGAGGCGTTCGAAGGGCTCCCCGTCGTCGAGAAGGTGATGCGGGTCCTGGCTCCCTTCAAGCTCGTCAGCCGCGAGTTCCAGAAGGAGAACACCGTCATCGACGTGAACGGGAAGAAGATCGGCGGCAAGGCGCTGGCGCTGTTCGCCGGCCCCTGCTCCGTCGAGGGGCGGGACATGATGTGCGCGATCGGGGGGAGGGTGGCGTCCGCGGGGGCCGCCTTCATCCGCGGCGGAGCCTTCAAGCCGCGCACCTCCCCGTACGCGTTCCAGGGGCTGGGGGAGGAGGGGCTGAAATACCTGGCGGAGGCCCGCGAGAAGACCGGCCTCCCGGTCGCGACGGAGCTCATGGATCCGAGGGATCTGGAGCTGGTGGCCCGGTACGCCGACGTCATCCAGATCGGCGCCCGGAACATGCAGAATTTCCGGCTCCTGACCGAGGTCGGAAGGCTCGACAAGCCGGTCATCCTCAAGCGCGGCATGAGCGCCACGATCCAGGAGTGGCTGATGTCGGCGGAATACATCGCGTCGGAGGGGAACCAGAAGATCATCCTGTGCGAGCGGGGGATCCGCACCTACGAGAACGCCACGCGGAACACCTTCGACGTCTCCGCGATCCCGGTGGTGAAATCGCTCTCCCACCTCCCCGTGATCGCCGACCCGAGCCACGCGGCCGGAAAGGTGGCGCTGGTGGAGCCGCTGGCCGCCGCCGCGATCGCGGCGGGAGCCGACGGGCTCATGATCGAGGTGCACCACCAGCCGGAAAAGGCGCTCTCCGACGGGCCGCAGTCGCTCAAGCCCGACGCGTTCGCGCAGGTCATCGACCGCCTGCGGAAGGTGGCCGAGGCGGTCGGGAGGTCATTGTAG
- a CDS encoding prephenate dehydrogenase, giving the protein MARERLGILGLGLIGGSLALALKGRRGAPEIWGCDRNREHVRQAIAAGAISRGCALRDLPGCDVVIVCLPVLRTVDAIRRLGPRMRPGTVLTDVGSVKAGIVREGERAVAPGAFFVGGHPIAGTEESGFPAADPSLFRGRSFIVTPTRRSRIEAVRRIERLWKLAGSKILLRMDARTHDHVFAYVSHLPHAVAYALVHSVATLPSKVPLGYSAGGFRDFTRIASSNPEMWKDIVLYNREEVLRAVAHYRRNLDLLERRIARADAAGLIEYFRRAKKTRDGLVVP; this is encoded by the coding sequence GTGGCGCGCGAGCGGCTGGGAATCCTTGGCCTGGGGCTGATCGGCGGCTCGCTGGCGCTGGCCCTGAAAGGCAGGCGCGGCGCCCCCGAAATATGGGGGTGCGACCGGAACCGGGAGCACGTGCGGCAGGCGATCGCGGCCGGGGCGATCTCCCGGGGATGCGCCCTCCGGGATCTCCCCGGGTGCGACGTAGTGATCGTCTGCCTCCCCGTCCTCCGCACCGTCGACGCGATCCGGCGGCTGGGGCCCCGGATGCGCCCCGGGACGGTCCTGACCGACGTCGGGAGCGTCAAGGCCGGCATCGTCCGGGAGGGGGAGCGCGCCGTCGCCCCCGGCGCGTTCTTCGTTGGCGGCCACCCGATCGCCGGGACCGAGGAGTCGGGATTCCCCGCGGCGGACCCGTCGCTCTTCCGCGGCCGGTCGTTCATCGTGACCCCGACGCGACGGTCCCGCATCGAGGCCGTTCGGCGGATCGAGCGCCTGTGGAAGCTCGCCGGATCGAAAATCCTCCTGCGCATGGACGCCAGGACCCACGACCACGTATTCGCTTACGTGTCCCACCTCCCGCACGCCGTGGCGTACGCCCTCGTCCACTCGGTGGCGACCCTCCCTTCGAAGGTCCCGCTGGGGTACTCCGCGGGCGGCTTCCGCGACTTCACGCGGATCGCGTCGAGCAACCCGGAGATGTGGAAGGACATCGTCCTCTACAACCGCGAAGAGGTGCTGCGCGCGGTCGCGCACTACCGGAGGAACCTCGACCTCCTCGAGCGCAGGATCGCCCGCGCCGACGCCGCGGGCCTGATCGAATATTTCCGACGGGCCAAGAAGACCCGCGACGGACTGGTCGTCCCGTGA
- the aroA gene encoding 3-phosphoshikimate 1-carboxyvinyltransferase encodes MIGRGPVRGEISVPGDKSISHRAAMFAALASGKSRVRGFLHAEDTLRTVSMMRALGAGIEGIAPSEMRIEGKGLRGLTEPADIIDAGNSGTTIRIGSGILAAQPFFSVVTGDRYLRRRPMARVIRPLALMGAVIHARDGNRLPPIAIRGGALKGIRYEMPVASAQVKSALLLAGLWADAPVTVIEALPTRDHTERMLRSMGATVAVDGRAITVSPAERLIPADVTVPGDISSAAFFLVLASLSPGSELVVRGVGVNPFRTGVVEVLRRMGADIRYANERLESGEPVADLVARGGDLSGTSVAPEEIPGLVDEVPILCVAAAFAEGRTEIRGAEELRVKESDRIGAMVSGLSSLGVRCGEYPDGLWIEGPSTIRPTGPCDSRGDHRIAMSLLVLARAAGVNILVKDTACIDTSFPGFKAILEGLSS; translated from the coding sequence GTGATCGGGAGAGGGCCGGTCCGGGGGGAGATCTCCGTTCCCGGCGACAAGTCGATCAGCCACCGCGCGGCGATGTTCGCGGCGCTGGCCTCGGGGAAGAGCCGGGTGCGCGGATTCCTCCACGCCGAGGACACGCTGCGGACCGTCTCCATGATGCGGGCGCTCGGCGCGGGGATCGAGGGGATCGCCCCTTCGGAGATGCGGATCGAGGGGAAGGGGCTGCGGGGACTCACCGAGCCCGCGGACATCATCGACGCGGGGAACTCCGGCACCACGATCCGGATCGGTTCCGGGATCCTGGCGGCCCAGCCGTTCTTCTCCGTGGTCACGGGGGACCGGTACCTGCGCCGGCGACCGATGGCCCGCGTGATCCGTCCGCTCGCGTTGATGGGGGCCGTGATCCACGCGCGCGACGGAAACCGGCTTCCGCCGATCGCCATCCGCGGAGGGGCGCTGAAGGGGATCCGGTACGAAATGCCGGTGGCGTCCGCGCAGGTCAAGTCGGCGCTCCTTCTCGCCGGCCTCTGGGCCGACGCTCCGGTGACGGTGATCGAAGCGTTGCCGACCCGCGACCACACCGAGCGGATGCTCCGGTCGATGGGGGCGACGGTTGCGGTCGACGGCCGCGCGATCACCGTCTCCCCCGCCGAGCGGCTGATCCCCGCCGACGTGACGGTCCCGGGCGACATCTCGTCGGCCGCCTTCTTCCTCGTCCTGGCCTCCCTGTCTCCGGGTTCGGAGCTGGTCGTGCGGGGGGTCGGGGTGAACCCGTTCCGGACCGGGGTGGTGGAAGTGTTGCGGAGAATGGGCGCCGACATCCGGTACGCGAACGAGCGGCTCGAGAGCGGCGAGCCGGTCGCCGACCTGGTGGCGCGCGGAGGGGACCTATCGGGGACGAGCGTCGCTCCGGAAGAGATCCCGGGCCTCGTGGACGAGGTCCCGATCCTGTGCGTCGCCGCCGCCTTCGCGGAGGGGCGGACCGAGATCCGCGGTGCGGAGGAGCTGCGGGTGAAGGAGTCGGACCGGATCGGGGCGATGGTTTCCGGCCTTTCGTCCCTGGGGGTCCGGTGCGGGGAGTACCCCGACGGCCTGTGGATCGAAGGGCCGTCCACGATCCGTCCCACCGGTCCGTGCGACAGCCGGGGAGATCACCGGATCGCGATGTCGCTCCTGGTTCTCGCCCGGGCCGCCGGCGTGAACATACTCGTGAAAGATACCGCCTGTATAGACACTTCATTTCCAGGATTTAAAGCGATACTTGAGGGTTTGTCGTCGTGA